The Pygocentrus nattereri isolate fPygNat1 chromosome 17, fPygNat1.pri, whole genome shotgun sequence genome window below encodes:
- the wdfy1 gene encoding WD repeat and FYVE domain-containing protein 1, with product MAAEIHSRPHSSRPILLNKIEGHQDAVSAAVLIPKEDGVITVSEDRTIRVWLKRDSGQYWPSIYHTVSSPCSCMSYHHESRRIFIGQDNGAIVEFIISEDFNKMNHVKTYPAHQGRVSDMVFSLLSQWVVSTGHDKSLSWMCTQSGSMLGRHYFSSWASCLQYDNDTQHAFVGDYSGQITLLKLEGQTYSTITTLKGHEGSIGALWWDPVQRWLFSGASDHSVIMWDIGGRKGRTLLLQGHHEKVQALRYLQLTRQLISCSADGTVTVWNMDTQREEAPHWLDSDSCQKCEQPFFWNIKQMWDTKTLGLRQHHCRKCGKAVCGKCSSKRSTYPVMGFEFQVRMCDDCYNTIKDEDRTPLATFHEGKHNISHMDMDPARGLMVTCGSDRVVKIWDMMQLVGCSIATGFSR from the exons aTGGCGGCGGAGATTCATTCGAGGCCCCATTCCTCCAGACCCATCCTCTTGAACAAAATCGAAGGCCACCAGGATGCAGTGAGCGCTGCAGTGCTGATCCCGAAGGAGGATGGCGTGATCACGGTCAGCGAAGACCG GACTATTCGAGTGTGGCTTAAGAGAGACAGTGGCCAGTACTGGCCCAGCATTTACCATACTGTGTCAT CTCCATGTTCCTGTATGTCGTATCACCATGAAAGCAGGCGGATCTTCATAGGACAGGACAATGGCGCCATTGTG GAATTCATCATTTCTGAAGATTTCAACAAGATGAACCATGTGAAAACCTACCCAG CTCATCAGGGTCGAGTGTCCGACATGGTATTCTCCTTGCTGAGTCAGTGGGTGGTGAGTACGGGGCATGACAAGAGTCTAAGCTGGATGTGCACTCAGAGTGGCTCCATGCTGGGACGTCACTACTTCAGCTCGTGGGCCTCTTGTCTGCA GTATGACAAcgatacccagcatgcatttgtAGGTGACTACTCGGGCCAGATCACCCTGCTTaaattggagggacagacatactCTACTATCACTACTCTGAAGGGACATGAAG GTAGTATAGGGGCTCTGTGGTGGGACCCTGTGCAGAGATGGCTGTTCTCGGGAGCATCTGACCACAGTGTGATTATGTGGGACATTGGCGGGAGAAAAGGCCGCACACTACTACTGCAGGGGCATCA tGAGAAAGTGCAGGCTCTGCGGTATTTGCAGCTCACCAGACAGCTGATCTCCTGTTCTGCCGATGGAACCGTCACAGTGTGGAACATGGACACACAGCGGGAAGAG GCTCCTCATTGGTTGGACAGTGATTCCTGTCAAAAATGTGAACAGCCATTTTTTTGGAACATTAAGCAAATGTGGGACACAAAAACTCTGGGGCTTCGACAG CACCACTGCAGGAAGTGTGGAAAAGCAGTCTGTGGGAAGTGTAGTTCTAAACGCTCAACATACCCAGTCATGGGATTTGAGTTCCAGGTGCGAATGTGCGATGACTGCTATAACACAATCAAAGACGAAGA tcGGACACCCTTGGCGACATTCCATGAGGGGAAGCACAACATATCTCACATGGACATGGACCCAGCCAGAGGCCTCATGGTGACCTGTGGAAGTGACCGTGTCGTTAag ATCTGGGACATGATGCAACTGGTTGGCTGTAGTATAGCAACAGGCTTTTCACGCTGA
- the LOC108433977 gene encoding DHRS-12_like_SDR_c-like domain-containing protein, with protein sequence MSLYRNSAWFLKGLTEFTKGAFDAASKRFAEKDLEVSVAGRSFMITGANSGIGKATAMAIAKKGGTIHLVCRNKDKAEETRAEIVKESGNKEIYVHILDLSETKKVWEFAEAFKKKYKTLNVLINNAGCMMTKREVNAEGLEKSFAINSLAVYILIKSLIPLLEKSPDPRVITVTSGGMLVQKLRTGNLQSQRGRYDGTMVYAQNKRQQVVMTEQFAKAHTNIHFSVMHPGWVDTPMITNAMPDFHHSMKERLRTPEQGADTVVWLAVSEAAVTKPSGRLFQDRKMVAAHLPLAWTHSSQTEDQKFMSVMEEIGKSFQPH encoded by the exons GGGAGCTTTTGATGCAGCATCTAAGCGCTTTGCGGAAAAAGATTTAGAAGTGTCTGTGGCAGGTCGATCTTTCATGATCACTGGAGCTAACAGTGGCATTGGCAAAGCAACAGCCATGGCCATTGCAAAAAAAG GTGGTACGATCCACTTGGTCTGCAGAAACAAGGACAAGGCAGAAGAAACTAGAGCTGAAATTGTCAAGGAGTCTGGAAACAAA GAAATTTACGTGCATATCCTGGACCTGTCCGAGACCAAGAAAGTGTGGGAGTTTGCTGAGGCCTtcaagaaaaaatacaaaacactcaATGTTCTG ATAAATAACGCCGGCTGTATGATGACTAAAAGAGAGGTAAATGCTGAGGGCTTGGAGAAGAGCTTTGCCATCAACTCCCTTG CTGTGTACATCCTTATTAAGAGTCTCATTCCCCTGCTGGAGAAGAGCCCTGATCCCAGAGTG ATCACAGTGACATCAGGTGGGATGCTGGTGCAAAAACTGCGCACAGGAAACCTCCAGTCCCAAAGAGGAAGATATGATGGCACCATGGTCTATGCCCAAAACAAG AGGCAGCAGGTGGTCATGACAGAACAGTTTGCGAAAGCTCACACCAACATCCATTTCTCAGTCATGCATCCTGGATGGGTAGACACACCAA TGATTACAAATGCAATGCCAGACTTCCACCACTCGATGAAGGAACGTTTGAGGACACCAGAGCAGGGGGCAGACACAGTGGTGTGGCTTGCTGTGTCTGAGGCTGCTGTTACCAAACCCAGTGGCAGACTGTTTCAGG ATCGGAAGATGGTAGCAGCCCATCTACCGCTGGCCTGGACACACAGCTCACAAACAGAAGACCAGAAGTTTATGAGCGTCATGGAGGAGATAGGAAAGAGCTTCCAACCTCATTGA